The Dysidea avara chromosome 13, odDysAvar1.4, whole genome shotgun sequence genome includes a region encoding these proteins:
- the LOC136243493 gene encoding uncharacterized protein isoform X1 — protein sequence MIYNDIARAINTVPSKETRVVTLQLEDNDLLAKWLPCPLIGYIQYNWFNSTKMKFNIFIVSVHCLVVTTLANEDRTLGMVKTNPAASCHEIYQRNPTSRGSVGQYWIKTSEGLFEVTCNMKLKCGGVEGGWMQVVDVDMNRDDSCPGTWYKVTTPRRLCIGHVYGCTSAHFYVKGVEYQHICGQVKAYQIGHMNAFATKKQGIDGIYVDGISITLGSPRKHVWTYAVGLSDDYNYPLWNCPCATHPGPPPPAFVGNDYYCESGDVGTYEAAHYYLSDPLWDGAGCTQGNGCCAKIGMPWFYRRLPMSVLEDFEVRTCNDENGEDVAIEKLELYVLN from the exons ATGATATACAATGATATTGCCAGAGCAATAAATACAGTACCGTCCAAGGAAACTAGAGTCGTTACCCTTCAACTAGAGGATAATGACTTGCTAGCGAAATGgctgccatgccctttaattg GTTACATACAATACAATTGGTTCAACTCTACAAAGATGAAGTTCAACATCTTTATAGTATCTGTACACTGTTTGGTTGTTACTACACTGGCAAATGAAGACAGGACACTTGGTATGGTTAAGACCAATCCTGCTGCTTCTTGTCATGAGATATACCAGCGTAATCCTACTAGTAGGGGAAGTGTTGGACAATACTGGATAAAGACTAGTGAAGGATTGTTTGAGGTCACTTGTAACATGAAGCTAAAGTGTGGTGGTGTTGAAGGAGGATGGATGCAAGTTGTTGATGTAGACATGAATCGAGATGATAGTTGTCCAGGAACATGGTACAAGGTCACCACTCCCAGGAGACTGTGCATAGGACATGTGTATGGATGTACTTCTGCACATTTTTATGTGAAGGGAGTTGAGTATCAACATATCTGTGGACAAGTTAAAGCATACCAAATAGGACATATGAATGCTTTTGCTACTAAGAAACAGGGAATTGATGGCATATATGTTGATGGTATTTCCATTACTTTAGGATCACCACGTAAACATGTGTGGACCTATGCTGTTGGTTTAAGTGATGACTACAACTATCCACTTTGGAATTGTCCATGTGCCACTCATCCTGGTCCCCCTCCACCTGCCTTTGTAGGTAATGattactactgtgagtctggagATGTGGGAACATATGAAGCAGCTCACTACTACTTGTCAGACCCTTTATGGGATGGTGCTGGCTGCACACAAGGTAATGGTTGTTGTGCCAAAATTGGGATGCCGTGGTTCTACCGGAGATTACCAATGTCTGTACTTGAGGACTTTGAAGTCCGTACTTGTAATGATGAAAATGGAGAAGATGTTGCTATTGAAAAACTTGAACTTTATGTTCTTAACTAA
- the LOC136243493 gene encoding uncharacterized protein isoform X2 produces the protein MKFNIFIVSVHCLVVTTLANEDRTLGMVKTNPAASCHEIYQRNPTSRGSVGQYWIKTSEGLFEVTCNMKLKCGGVEGGWMQVVDVDMNRDDSCPGTWYKVTTPRRLCIGHVYGCTSAHFYVKGVEYQHICGQVKAYQIGHMNAFATKKQGIDGIYVDGISITLGSPRKHVWTYAVGLSDDYNYPLWNCPCATHPGPPPPAFVGNDYYCESGDVGTYEAAHYYLSDPLWDGAGCTQGNGCCAKIGMPWFYRRLPMSVLEDFEVRTCNDENGEDVAIEKLELYVLN, from the coding sequence ATGAAGTTCAACATCTTTATAGTATCTGTACACTGTTTGGTTGTTACTACACTGGCAAATGAAGACAGGACACTTGGTATGGTTAAGACCAATCCTGCTGCTTCTTGTCATGAGATATACCAGCGTAATCCTACTAGTAGGGGAAGTGTTGGACAATACTGGATAAAGACTAGTGAAGGATTGTTTGAGGTCACTTGTAACATGAAGCTAAAGTGTGGTGGTGTTGAAGGAGGATGGATGCAAGTTGTTGATGTAGACATGAATCGAGATGATAGTTGTCCAGGAACATGGTACAAGGTCACCACTCCCAGGAGACTGTGCATAGGACATGTGTATGGATGTACTTCTGCACATTTTTATGTGAAGGGAGTTGAGTATCAACATATCTGTGGACAAGTTAAAGCATACCAAATAGGACATATGAATGCTTTTGCTACTAAGAAACAGGGAATTGATGGCATATATGTTGATGGTATTTCCATTACTTTAGGATCACCACGTAAACATGTGTGGACCTATGCTGTTGGTTTAAGTGATGACTACAACTATCCACTTTGGAATTGTCCATGTGCCACTCATCCTGGTCCCCCTCCACCTGCCTTTGTAGGTAATGattactactgtgagtctggagATGTGGGAACATATGAAGCAGCTCACTACTACTTGTCAGACCCTTTATGGGATGGTGCTGGCTGCACACAAGGTAATGGTTGTTGTGCCAAAATTGGGATGCCGTGGTTCTACCGGAGATTACCAATGTCTGTACTTGAGGACTTTGAAGTCCGTACTTGTAATGATGAAAATGGAGAAGATGTTGCTATTGAAAAACTTGAACTTTATGTTCTTAACTAA